The window CCTGACCACCCCTGCAGCCGATCTCTCCCtgctctttctttctctcggtACCTCATCTCATCCTGCCAAGGAGGTGATGGTCACTCCTCTCTTATAAAAAGTGTTTGTTATTGTTATTATCATTTTGGATTCTCTCACTTGGACATACAATACCGACTGTACAGCCAGCCGCCCCGAGGATGGGCCAGAGGCACAACAGACGCCGCACTCGTCCTCGCTCCCGCAATAGCAACCAGCTACCGCACGATCCAGACACATTTACTACTCCTCCCGTCTTCCCGGGTTCTGGTTCTCCATTGGCCatcccatcatccatctggaGCCCCCGACCCACCTACGCTGAGCCTATACCGATCCCCGTCTCTGCCGCGTGCCCATGCTCTTCACGCGGATCTGCGGGCCTAGCAACCCTCGCCCCGACCTGGCACTATGGGTATACGACTTGGCAGACCCGTGAAGGCGTGCAGGACACGAGCAGCACGGTAGAGGCGGCGCAGTGTCGACTGTTCGGCGGCGAGCCCGGCGACGATGTGACTTTGTGCGAGCGCATGCTGGAGTATTTTGGTGCACTCGACTACATTGATTCGTGAGTTTTCTGATATTGTGAAAAAATCACTCAGCGGCACGTTCCTGACTCTTTCTGTTATCAAGAACACCGCACACCACTCTCGGTGATTGAATccccatccatcctccagAAGGAGACTTTGGTCCGTGTGGCTATTGCCTTCGCCGCAATTGTCGGTATaaatggagagaaaagaacGAACATACTGTGACCAGCTTTCGATTCGAAATTCCATAACAAGGCCTCGCAGCAGGAGAATGCTCAACAGCGTCCTTCCGCCCCGGTTCAGTACCGGCTGCGACGGCGAGAACACCAGTGTTCCCATGGACAATATCCGGGTCCCTCCGACTTGTAGCAATGAAGATACGCCCGATGCAGGGGTATTGGATTGGTCCACCTCGACCCGGCCATGTGGATTGTTCTGGGCTGCTAGTCCCGCGCCGCACCGTGGACCGTCTTCAGACTATCACCAGCCTCTGTGAAGTTTATGTTGCTCCCGGACTGGTTGAGTTCGCGTCTCTAATGACAGTGACGCTTGAGTTCCCGGTTTTGGGCGCATCCTAAGTAGCAGAGTGCAGTGCGGTGCTGGGAATGAGTGCTTGATGGCTAGGTAGTTAGTCATTCTGTACGTAGCAGCTGTTCTAGTCAATGCCTTTCCTACTTCCTTCCTACCGAGTAGTATAATAGCAGAGTGACCGCAAAATACAATCCCACGTGCAAAGAAGGGGATTCCGTAGTGTATAAAGCCGACGATGCTCACCGCCTTGGGCCCCAGCAGAACTCGCGGGCGGTCAGACCCTTAAAGGACACCGTCTACTGACCCAAAGTGGAAGTGAATCGATACTCCGTTCCTCCCCTGCATCACTCCTTTGTTTCTCTCCATAATTCCCAGGGCCAGTTTTGTGGTcgctgatttcgaatatcCGATTCCTCTgccctccccttcttcccgcGTCTCGCCTGTCCAGAGTGACACCAGCCTTGTCCCAAACAACGATCGTTAAATTCCGCGGACAGCGGCCACCGCTGTCTGTACCCTAAACTCACCTCAGGATGTCGTCAGATTACACCTACGATGAGCAGGTATGTGAGAGCTCTTCGTCCGTGAAAAATCAGCTAACCTCGTGTCTTCGCGCCGTCAGGGACAattcttccccttcttcatcttgacGTTGACCGGCCTGATCACCCTCCCTCTCACCTACAACCTCCTCAAACCAAGCAAAGGTAGGCTGACCCGGGCGCTTGTGAATACCGCAATACTAAAGTCTGTGCGCCGCATCCAGAGCTCGAAAACACCGCTCCCCGCATCAAATCCGATTTCAAACCCCAACATGGCGACCTCATCGAGGCACAGAAGCGCAAACGCCTGCGCAAGGAGCGCCGGATCAAGCGTATCGTCACTGTCATCCTGGGATACTTCGTGATGGCATGGATGGTTTATTTGATCCTCGTCACGGCGCGGACAACGCCCAAGTTGTACGATCCGTATGAGATCCTGGGTATCGCACGGGTGAGTTGTGGTGAGGATAGCCCGAAATGTCAATACTAACTCTTCTATTCAAGAGCGCCGACGAAAAAGCCATCTCCAAACACTACAAGCGCCTCTCCCTCATCTACCACCCCGATAAAATTCGCCCCGACCCCGCCAAGAATGAGACCGTCGAGATGCTCAACGAGCGCTTCCACGAACTCACCCAGGCCTACAAAGCGCTGACCGATGAGGATATCCGCAACAACTACCTCCAATATGGCCACCCGGATGGCAAACAGAGTTTCAGCATTGGCATCGCGCTGCCCAAATTCATTGTAACGGAAGGCAATCAGAAATACGTCCTGCTGGTCTACGGAGCCCTGCTAGGTGTTCTCCTTCCGTACATTGTTGGCAAGTGGTGGTACGGCTCCCAAAGATACACCAAGGAACGTGTTCTTATTGCTACCGCTGGCAATATCTTCCGCGAGTACAAAGAAGACATGACAGATGGTGATATCGTGAGCGTTCTCTCCTCGGGCGAGGAGTTCAAAGAGATGCTTCAGGGTGCCCAGGCAGATTCTGGACTAGGCAaactggagaagaaggtgctggCAGACGATTCCTCGTTCCTCTCCGCCAAGGACCGCGAGACCCTCAAGAAGATCGACAACTCCGCTCGCCGTAAGGCGCTGGCTTTGTTGTGGGCGTACCTCGGCCGAGTGGAGCTGGATGATACAACTCTTGATGCTGGTGAGTTTGTTTTCTCTTATGGGTTTACAGGTAGCTGACTCGCCTGCAGAAAAATACGAAGCTGCTCCCATCGCCCTCTCCCTGAGCGAGGCATTCAATGCTATCGCGCTGGCTTTTGGTAACCTGCGACCTATCATTGGTGCTTTCCAATCATCCCAAAACCTCATCCAGGCGGTCCCACCGGGCTCGTCGCCGCTCTTGCAACTTCCCAACTTCACCAACGCCGTCGTCAAGTCCGTCGAGGGCCAAGATTCCAAGGATCATCTCTCCGTCCAAAAATTCATGAAGATGTCCGAGGACCAACGCCGCAAACTTACCGTTGGTACTGGTCTTTTGTCAGAGAAGCAATACACCGAAGCTGTCACCGTCGCACGGCAACTGCCTGTGCTGGAGGTCTCCAAGGCATTCTTCAAGGTTATGGGTGAGAAGGTCATCACACCGAGCAGTCTGGTACAGCTGGTTGTGAAGGCCCGACTCATCCCACCAGGATGCACCAACGTGCCGGCGGTTAATGAATTGGACCTGGAGGATGTCGACCCTGACGAGGACGATTTGGACGCACTGATGGGCCGCAAGGCGGCGAAGAATAAGACCGTCAAGATTATCGACGGCAAGAAAGTCGAGACAAAGTTGGAGACCATCCAGCCACCTCTGGCCCACGCTCCTTACCTCGCTCGCGACCACTCTCCCCGGTGGCACATCTTCCTGGCAGACGCCAAGCAGGGCAAGATGGCCGTGCCGCCGTTTACCTTCACCACATTCGAGAAGCCGCTCTTCGACGAAGCAGGCAAGCCCACCTTCAACGTCCAGACGCTGAAGATGCAGTTCCAGGCTCCTCCGCAGGTCGGCGACTTCACCTTCGTCATGCACATGCTCTGCGACAGCTATCTGGGGCTAGACAGCAAGGTGGAAATCACCCTGCACATTGACGACCCTGCCAAAGCAGTGGccgtggaggaggacgatgataTTAGCGAGCCGGACGAGGGTAAGCCTTTCTGTCCTTTTTTCTGTGTGTGTATCTATACTAActcccttcttccagacTCCATCGCCGGCCAAATGCACGCCCTCAAAACGGGCGGCGCACCCAAGCCGAGCGGCACccccaagaaaaagacacaaaagCCCTCCGAAGACTCCAGCGACGAGGACAGTGACACCGATGGCGACGCAGGCGATACCAGCGACACCAACACAGAAACGGATGTCGAGGATTAATCTGCCTGCATCTACGCTGCGTTGCGTTGCACTTTGCATTGATTGATGGGGTTTTTCATTTTTCTGGCTCGGGCCTTTCCTGTGTCTGTGTGTATTTGTGTGTGTAACATGCGAGGGAAAATggggcatgggcatgggccAGCGGATCggatctctctctctctgtctgtCTTCTTATCTCTCTCGGGTAGCCTGGGgggttcttttctttttttaaACGTGTTATATCGTTATACTATGTGTGTCTCTTCGTttattcttttctttctttattTGTGTTTCTCATATCCGTCCGACGTTGCCCATAGATGTGGAATTACAAaaggttttttttttcatctcTACAAGGGTTTCCCTTGGATTCGCGTACCCATGTCTTTTCTACTGGTGTATCATGTATCATTCCTTCCAAGTCTCTACTGGGTATTTACTTGGTGCCATCTACTTGATCTATGGGATCCACGCTCTAGCTACGATGGCCAGTGCTACCATGACCATGATTCGGGACTCTAGACCTGGATGGACCGTGGTGATGGAGAGCACTCTGTGTGTCCAAATTGCATGTTGACCTCGCTCCTAGTATGCATGTCACTTAAAAAGACCGCTATAAATAGAAACATGCAGGGTCTTCGTCAAATAACAGCGAGCTTGGGTAAATTGATACCGAGCTAGGTTTTGTTGAGATGCCCTGTCCTACGTACGTCCATGGACGAACACCTTTAGGCTGATTGATAGCATTGCCATAGAAGACTCTATTTTGGGTGGCCAGTTTTAGTCCTCTCCAAGAAAGAGTACGGAGGGGGAAATCAACACATTGCAGTACGTGTATATATATCAGTTTCTCGGGACATACCTAGGATTCATACTCATGAGTACATGCATGTCTAAATATATCCCCAAATAAGAATCTACCTATATCAACTCAAACACAATCACTCTATAACGAAAAAGGACCTAGATTGATAGGACGGGTCTCAGACTAGATATAGGCACCAGAGAATCGAATCGGAACATAGAGCAGGCTGTGCCCGGGAAGCGAGTGACTCTTGCCATAATAAAGAAATCCTCGAGCCTGAATCCTAAACGGGGAGAAGTAAGTAATGTAAGTAACGAGAGACCAAAAGGAAATAAACACCCgttccttctttcttgcaAATGCCAGATGGCCATTCTTGCACATATGCCAGTTCCATGCTATTCCATCTCCAAAGTTGTAAACTCCATCAGAATCACATCAAACGAAATTCCGTCTTGAATTGCCTTGCCTTGTCCTGCCTTGCCTGCTCTCGGATGCGCGAGTGTGTGAACCTTGTATATAACCGCAACTATAAACGCAAAAGGGGGTATTGAGATATTGGATAAATGGgccaaagacaaaagaaaacaaaacaatttctccctctcttcaGTGAGTGGAAAGTTCCATATCTAACCGAGAGATGGAAACCAGGTGGTTGCAAACTATAGATAAGAAGCAAcgaagggaaaaaaaagagaaactCATTGTGAGCAGAGCATGCAAACACCAGCTAGTCTGTATGCCTACGAATCATCCCGCCGGAAAAGTCCAACCAGATGTAAATCCGTGATAGAACGAAGCCTCCTGGTTTTGGTAGTGATAGACACCGCCAAGCATGTCACTAGACATGCCACCACCACTGGAGAGATGCTGGGAATGGGAATGCACATTGCCCACTGAGCCAATACCAGGCGGAACACGCTGCGCAGCGGGTTTATTGTTGGCGCCACCGGGCACTCCTCCATGCGAGGCCTCCAGGTAGTATGGAAAAGCCGCCGAATCATGGGACATGGACGACCCAGCAGACACGTCGATATGGGATGGGATCTCATTTGGCGCGAGCTCTGTtgcaccaccgccgcctaGGGAACTGCGCTGCACGGGCATCATATCATGCTGGAATCCATTTTCGGGGTGGCTGTGGTGATACGGGGTCTGGTGGTGAACGGGTTGCATGTCCCAGGACCAGCTGTGTGGATGGTGGCGTCCTCCCgggagggaagaagttggcACTGGTACCGGGCCGGGGTGGTTGCaagcggaggaagaaggagaggagagcaTGGTCGGGGAGGTTTCCGGGGGCGTAGCTGGTTCCGGGGACGGTTCGGCCGTGGCGCTGCATTCTGTGGACGTGGATAGCAGGCGGAGGTAGCGCAGGTCCTCGGAGTCCTCGTCCGGGTCGTCTGCGTTCTCTTCGGCTTGCTTGATCAGCCCTAGGCGGTCGAGGATCGTGTGCGTTAGAGGGTGGCCGTCTGGTGCTTCGGCGAGTGGCTCGCCGGGGAAGCCTTCGTTGTTGATGCAGAACTTGTATAGTTTCTGGAGAGCCTTGACGACTAGTGAATGGTGGGACTCGAGCATCTCGACGAATCTATTTTTATCGGGGTTATTCCCTTTGCTTTGAAATGAGTTTCGAGTACGTACCCGCGCGAGTAAACTTTCGTCTGCGTCGCCTTTCGCTCGCGGAAGAGGCATGGATGGTTGTATACCGAGCAGCGGTTGCAGGGCTGTTTCCCATCACACTATGTAGAGACATCATGAGTATGACCAAGAGCATGACGCATAGATAGGTTCTCccaaacaagacaagacaagacaaaccttggtcttcttcacgCGGCACCGATCGCACGCCTTGAGAACATGCTTGCGCTTGACCCGGAACACGCGTTGATCGCGCTTGTCCTCTACATGTCTCGAGCGGTGCTCCAACTCCGCAAGTGAATCTACGATGGCGAAATCGTTCATGGTATGCGGGAAGCCCTTGGGGCGGAGCTTAGGCTGCCACGACATGGTGGGTTGGTTAGGGCTAGGTGCAAAGTAGAGGAAGCCGGCAACTCGGGGTATATAGTTGAGCAAAGCGGGAGGAAAGGGGGGCAGGTGGGGAGGGTGATAAGTGAGGTTCAGTCAGTATCTGGCCATGGAGAGATAAAAGAGAAACTACATCGTGGGTAGTGAGCAGTGAAGCACACAGTCTCCCCACGCCTCCGCACTGGGAAGTGACGTGGGAGAGGGAGCGGTGTCAGTCAGAGCAGGGCAGGACGGGGCAGGGTAGGATGTCAGAATGTCAACTAGCAGGGATGTGTGTGTCTGTGGCAGGTACAATAATAACAATACAGGGAGAAGACTTCACTGAATTCCCAAGAAACCAACCCCCGGTCGTTCGggcagcgaagaagaaagacaacaTCGTCTGTGCGCGGTGACGAGCCTGTCCGGTCTGTCTGTCTCCGTCTGTTGGTCTGTCCGTCTGTCTAGCAAGTCTTTTCGGTTCATTTGATTTGCATACCGCTCATGTCACATGGTACTTATACATAGATCTAACCCCAACTAAACTAACAAAAGAGACTCAGATCAGATTCATCTCCCGCACACGTGCGAGGCCAGCGGCTGAAAGGAACCGAGCTCGTGTCCAGTGCGTGCATGGCAACCCAATCAGACCCCCCTGTCTGTGCTGCAGTGGACGCtcgagagaagaggaaaggagaCACGACAAAGAAACCGGGGAGGCCAGTGCTTTGCGGTCGGTCTGTCGGTGTAAAGGAAGAATCATCCTTTCCCATCCAGGACAGgcatcccatccatcaccTGACGGGCGACACCGGTATTTTTGGATTATTCTTTTCACCGTATGATGAACGTACAGACACGACACCACTCGACAAACACACCACCCAGGCCATATCGGAATGGGCTGTCGATCGTGTATCCCCCGGCGTGACGGCGGTAGAGACCCTGATACATACAGTGCTGTGAGGCTTGGTGTCAGCGCGAACACAGGGGTCCGGGGATTAGGATAGGGAGGAGAAATAGGGGAGTGACTGAGCTAGGGCTAAATGCGCGCAGAGCCGAGGAATCAAGCAAAGCCAGAATAAATAACATCTCATCTCGAACTGACGTATGTATCTACATTAATAAAAAATAATCCCATGCTAAGCCACATCTAGCTCGGCTAAAGACGATCAACGCCCTGTCCCCGCGGTCACTTTTACTGCTCCTTTCCTCCTTGTTATCTCCGATGAATTCGCAGGTCTTCACCTTTTCGAGAGTCCGAGAATCCGCGGGCGGAGATTGGCAGTCAGTCATGATGAACCAACAGCAATATCCCCTTCTGGCGCCCCGGCACACATTCGCCCAATAACTAGCGTTCATCACCGCTGGCAGGATCAGCGCGACGATCAGCATGGTAAAGGATATCCGGGTAATCCTCCACCCGGCGAGAGACCAGGTCTTGCGTGGcgttctttctttcttttcatcccATGAAATGAGATCACGCAGAGGACGATCCCCCCGGCAGCACAATGCTCGCTTCGCCCTTGGCAAGCAGATCGAAGCTCTCCTCGCTTGTGGCTGTGGTCGGGGAGCTCGACGGGTATTCTGATGACGCGACTGTTGCTACTGCGGCGGCTTTGGACTCGGCAGTAGCCGCTCCTATCCGTTCATCTGACACCACCTGCCAGCGACGATCGCCGACCCATTCGATACCGTCGCCTGCGCCGTTGATTCCCAGCCTGTGGCGCTGGCGCTCACGCTCGAGGAGGGGCagttcatcgtcgtcacGCTGGTCGGGGTCATGTGTCTGCTCCAACAGTCCCAGATTGCGGCGATGCCATTCGCCCACAAACAGGCCGTCCGGGTCAACCTCGTTTCGGACGCGCAGCCACTCATCCATATCGCTCCCGTAAAGTTCGCGCAGCTCGTGCGGCCCGCGGGTTGTAAAGTTCTTAGCCCAGTGCGGACGCGCGCCCATGTCCCGCATCAGCCACTCGAAGGCCTCGTAGTAGCGCTCTTTGCAGGGCGGGTCGCGGAGGTATGGCCGGTAGAGCGTTGCGTTGAGGTATAGAGTTGGTCCCGTGCCGGAGGTTGGGTCCAGGAACGGGCGCGGGTTGGTGTTGAGTGTGGTGTCTGACACACGCACTTCGACGGGACAGTGTACCCACAGGCCCTGTACGGGGAATGGGATGCGAGCGGTCTCTGTGTCGCCGTTCAGCCATGCCGACAGCCGGTTAATAGCTTCGGGGCCCTTTTCTAGTGGGAGGGCCCACTCGTTCACGAACTGTGAGTACAGGCAGTTCATTAGCAGACCTGTCCGAGCGGGCTCGACGGCTTCTGTGACGGTTGATCCGGCGCGGAAGCCGTACTGCATGCCGAAGACGAACCACTCCACCCACGGCAGGATCCGGGGTACATAGTTCGAGAGCGCGAGCAGGTTGTGGTAGATGTGATATCCCAGGGACTCGCCGTAAAAGTTGATCGGAGGAGGCTGCAACGGACGGTCTGTCTTATCGGCCCGCCAAACAATAGCACCGCTCAAATACGGTAGCCACCAGACCCGGACGAATTCATGCGACGTCCACAGACCGGTCGACCACTGCTCCAAAATCTTGGACAACGGCAACCGTTCCTGGCGCCAGGCGATGTTGAAGGACGGCCTCGCCTTAAAGGTGACTTCGACAATGATCCCCAATGCTCCGAGCGACACCAGTGCCGCGCGGAACAGCGCCGGGTTATTGGTCGCGCTGCAACGCACGAGCTGGCCATTCGCCAGAACCAGACTCAACGCCTCGATGCATTCAGAGAGCAGTCCATGACGCAGCGAGCTGCCATGCGTGCCCGTCGCGATAACACCGGCAATGGACTGGCTATCAATGCTGCCAAGGTTGGCGAGGGTGAGCCCATGCTCTTCCAGCCTCGCACCCAGCTCGCTGAGCCGTATCCCCGCCTCAACTGTGACAGTGTGTGTAACTGGATCGATGGCCAGGACGCGATTGAAGTCGTCGAGGTTCGCCAGCCATGATGAGGTGCAGGTAAGATCGGAGGGCGAGTGGGCGCTGCCGACGGTGACGAgacggcggcggcagcggcgggcgagggtgatgagctgctggatctcggGGATGGAGCGTGGGCGGATGTACAGCTCTGGACGAGAGAAGAACGTCTTGGCCCAGGTATGATGCAGGTAGGATGTGCCCGCGATGCGGAACGGCACTGCCGGGTCGAGCTTGGAGAGCTCGCGAGAGATCGTGGGGTCCATGATAGCGTGagttgtttttttttctgtccGAGACGATCACGGCATGGTCGGATGTCACATTGCCATCGGAAGGGGGAATGACCTATTGCCAGGCGTTCGGAATTGGTGggggagaaaaaggaaaggggAAAGATAAGTAAGTAACAGTCTAACGAGGGGCGCTAGGGGAAAAAATAGTTGATGGCGACATCGCGATCCCTCGGCCCACCACTGCCGAGAATTATACGCGGACTACGGAGTAATTTCTCCGACATCGTAAGATATCCTCGAGAgccgatcgatcgatcgaaATGAATACAACATACAGAGTAAAACAAATAAATTCCCTCGATGCACCTATGTATGACCTGTACATCCATGCCAGATGCTCCATCCACGCTGTCTACAAAAAATactcctccacctccacgaATGTGCTCTGTACAACCCAATATGCACAACGAAAATAACAGTAAAAATATCAAGATGACCCTTGGGGGGTTCGGAGAGCTTCAATCGCCACATCCAAAGAAAACACGCACGGGGCGCGCAGGGAGTGCGGGTCCCATTTCCGGAAGGCTGCCTGGCAGCGGTCCGGAATACCGCCCAGCGCGACGAAGCTCTTGGGGATGAAGGGCCGGTCCTGGAGCGAAGTGGCTAGGATTCCGTACTCGTGCGCGAATATCAAGGCTGAGGAGAAATCGGCGGATTTGTGCGTTGCTTGTTCGCCGACGATTCTATTGCAAGGGGCATCAGTATCTATGTCCAGAACAGATAGACATGACTTACACATAAAGTTCAAAGAAGGTATCCAGGATGTAGATGTCCTTGCCAGTCAGATCCTTGTAGCAGAAAGGTTCAATTTCCTGAACGGTATCGTTGGGCCGGGTCACCGGCGACCCGGAGCCGGGCCGGCGCATCCAGAAGCGTGGTGTCTGGCCCAGTTCGTGGTCGACGCGCAGAAGCCGAATACCGAAATGGTCGAACTTCGGCTTGAGTCGCCAGTAGTCCGAtgccatggtggatggtgcGGACGCGCGTGAGCCCGCAAACACATCGAAGAAGCTCTCCGGttcttcgtcctcggtcACCTCTTCGAACTCGCCCGTCAGACCGAGATCCATGCTGATGAGCCGCGCGGCGCCGGTTTCCTCGGGTCCGCTGCCTTTGCCCTTCCACAGGTATAGTTTGCCGAAGGGCGCAGAGATGACGAATGGGAAGCCAGAGCACAGGTGGCGGAGTGAATAGTCGACCTCGTCAAAGGCCATTTGACCGAAATGCTTTCGTCCGCAGAGCATGTACAGAgcggacgagctggagcgggaGCTAGGCCCCCGACGCGTGATGATAATCCCGCCGAGTGCTTGGATGAACCGCGCGGTCTCCTTGCCTTGGCGGATGAGTTCCAGCTTGCAGCTATTCTCGCGGGAGACCTTGCGAGCGAACAGCTGTGCGTCCTCGAACGCGGCCTCTCCAACGTCGTCTCCGCACCAAAGGCATACTTCGGTGGTGGCGTTTCCCTGTGTCTCAAACACGTGCACGCAAAGGTACATGCTGCCCTCGTAGAGTATGTACTCCTGGTTGACCGGAAGCTCTCGGCGCTTGCCGTCGCCGGTCATCTCCCAGATTTGCTTTTTAGTCGTCCGGGTTTTCGGCGGGGCCGGTTTGCTGGCCAATATCAATTGGGGGTCGATATCCACTCGGTCCCGTTGGTTGGGAAAGGTCTTGAAAAAGCCCGCAACGACTTCTCGTGCCTCTGCTGCTTTGGCTACCAACGAAGGGGCAGACATCTTGCGGGACAGTCGGTTGCGCGGGTCAACGGGTTTGTCAAGCGAGATATCGAACCGCTTGGGAGGAATAGGCGGAGAAGCATAGCTCTTCTTCCGGGGAGAAGGATCagcggcctcggccaccgcCACACCAGGGATGCTCTTGGGTTGGGGCGTGGTCGGTGCGTCCATGCGGTTTTCTCTGTAGCTTGTCCGGagcggagagggagaagacgaGGTGTATTGCACCTGGCTCCATTGTGGCTTGGTGGATACAGGAGGTGAcgaggacggcgacgagCTAGGTTTTGGTGGGATTGGCGGTTTGCTCGACGGGctcacctcctccgcggGACTTTCAGGCTCACGAGGTGCACCTTCAAGACTACGAAGAGCAGCCTCGTTGGATAGTACCCGCGGCTTCGGCGGAGGAGTTCGCGGCTTCTGTTCGAGTCCGTTGTTCAGTAAATCCTGAAAGCTACTGCGCTTCTTTCCTGGCACTGGTTTGGGCGAAGTTTTGGCTGGCTGTGTGGAATGAAGCGGCGAGAGGCTTTCTGCACTCTTGTCCAAGTCAACGGGTACAGGATCAGGCTGGGATTTCTTGACTTCTAGAGACGAAACAACGCCGACCTCTTTGGAGAACCGCGAAACCGATGGGGCACTGGGTTCGGATGCGCGACTCTGCCCAAGTCCATTGTTGAGCAAATCTTGAAAACTGTTCCGCTTCTTTCCTGGCACTGGTTTGGATGGAGTTTGGGCTGGCTTTGTGGGAGCAGGCCGCGAGAGGTTCTCCGAACTCTTGCCTGAATCAACGGGCATAGGGCTAGGCTGGGATTTCTGGACTTCAGGAGACAAACCGACAACAACCTCCTTGGGATCCTGCGAAGCGGGTGAAGCACTGGTTTTGGGCGCACGTCTCTTAGGACCCTTCGCACGGCTCTTGGTCATATGGGTGAGAGGCGCAGACGACGAGGCGGGGGAAGTTTCCGTGGAGATAGAAGACATCACCGGCTCCTTCTTCGAATCCTCTGCCGTAGCAGGAGGACCTCGAGAGAGGAGGCCAGCTAAAGCGGGATTGATTCGGCCTGCAAGTTTCCCTTTAGCAGCCAGACTTGGAGGCATAGTCGTCGCTGGAGCGGCGGCTCCCGCAACAGC of the Penicillium psychrofluorescens genome assembly, chromosome: 1 genome contains:
- a CDS encoding uncharacterized protein (ID:PFLUO_001061-T1.cds;~source:funannotate) yields the protein MSWQPKLRPKGFPHTMNDFAIVDSLAELEHRSRHVEDKRDQRVFRVKRKHVLKACDRCRVKKTKCDGKQPCNRCSVYNHPCLFRERKATQTKVYSRGFVEMLESHHSLVVKALQKLYKFCINNEGFPGEPLAEAPDGHPLTHTILDRLGLIKQAEENADDPDEDSEDLRYLRLLSTSTECSATAEPSPEPATPPETSPTMLSSPSSSACNHPGPVPVPTSSLPGGRHHPHSWSWDMQPVHHQTPYHHSHPENGFQHDMMPVQRSSLGGGGATELAPNEIPSHIDVSAGSSMSHDSAAFPYYLEASHGGVPGGANNKPAAQRVPPGIGSVGNVHSHSQHLSSGGGMSSDMLGGVYHYQNQEASFYHGFTSGWTFPAG
- a CDS encoding uncharacterized protein (ID:PFLUO_001060-T1.cds;~source:funannotate); its protein translation is MSSDYTYDEQGQFFPFFILTLTGLITLPLTYNLLKPSKELENTAPRIKSDFKPQHGDLIEAQKRKRLRKERRIKRIVTVILGYFVMAWMVYLILVTARTTPKLYDPYEILGIARSADEKAISKHYKRLSLIYHPDKIRPDPAKNETVEMLNERFHELTQAYKALTDEDIRNNYLQYGHPDGKQSFSIGIALPKFIVTEGNQKYVLLVYGALLGVLLPYIVGKWWYGSQRYTKERVLIATAGNIFREYKEDMTDGDIVSVLSSGEEFKEMLQGAQADSGLGKLEKKVLADDSSFLSAKDRETLKKIDNSARRKALALLWAYLGRVELDDTTLDAEKYEAAPIALSLSEAFNAIALAFGNLRPIIGAFQSSQNLIQAVPPGSSPLLQLPNFTNAVVKSVEGQDSKDHLSVQKFMKMSEDQRRKLTVGTGLLSEKQYTEAVTVARQLPVLEVSKAFFKVMGEKVITPSSLVQLVVKARLIPPGCTNVPAVNELDLEDVDPDEDDLDALMGRKAAKNKTVKIIDGKKVETKLETIQPPLAHAPYLARDHSPRWHIFLADAKQGKMAVPPFTFTTFEKPLFDEAGKPTFNVQTLKMQFQAPPQVGDFTFVMHMLCDSYLGLDSKVEITLHIDDPAKAVAVEEDDDISEPDEDSIAGQMHALKTGGAPKPSGTPKKKTQKPSEDSSDEDSDTDGDAGDTSDTNTETDVED
- a CDS encoding uncharacterized protein (ID:PFLUO_001062-T1.cds;~source:funannotate), whose translation is MDPTISRELSKLDPAVPFRIAGTSYLHHTWAKTFFSRPELYIRPRSIPEIQQLITLARRCRRRLVTVGSAHSPSDLTCTSSWLANLDDFNRVLAIDPVTHTVTVEAGIRLSELGARLEEHGLTLANLGSIDSQSIAGVIATGTHGSSLRHGLLSECIEALSLVLANGQLVRCSATNNPALFRAALVSLGALGIIVEVTFKARPSFNIAWRQERLPLSKILEQWSTGLWTSHEFVRVWWLPYLSGAIVWRADKTDRPLQPPPINFYGESLGYHIYHNLLALSNYVPRILPWVEWFVFGMQYGFRAGSTVTEAVEPARTGLLMNCLYSQFVNEWALPLEKGPEAINRLSAWLNGDTETARIPFPVQGLWVHCPVEVRVSDTTLNTNPRPFLDPTSGTGPTLYLNATLYRPYLRDPPCKERYYEAFEWLMRDMGARPHWAKNFTTRGPHELRELYGSDMDEWLRVRNEVDPDGLFVGEWHRRNLGLLEQTHDPDQRDDDELPLLERERQRHRLGINGAGDGIEWVGDRRWQVVSDERIGAATAESKAAAVATVASSEYPSSSPTTATSEESFDLLAKGEASIVLPGGSSSA